Proteins encoded by one window of Aphis gossypii isolate Hap1 chromosome X, ASM2018417v2, whole genome shotgun sequence:
- the LOC114125730 gene encoding enhancer of rudimentary homolog isoform X2: MSDVILFLQSEIGSETRTRFIYDSVKECMEGICKIYEAHLMQLNPNVQIPTFKMTQLFEFIDHLPDIKCFVFQRNTKTYASFNKNWIKEKIHEVLKCQATQRQLPNMN; this comes from the exons ATG tcGGACGTTATACTTTTTCTACAATCTGAAATCGGGTCGGAAACAAGAACACGTTTCATTTACGATTCTGTTAAGGAATGCATGGAAG ggATCTGTAAGATCTATGAAGCACATCTAATGCAATTAAATCCAAACGTTCAGATTCCTACATTTAAGATGACTCAGctgtttgaatttattgacCATTTACcagatattaaatgttttgt GTTTCAAAGAAATACCAAGACATATGCCTCATTCAATAAAAACTGGATAAAAGAAAAGATACATGAGGTACTTAAATGTCAAGCTACTCAACGTCAGTTAccaaatatgaattaa